A window of Proteus columbae contains these coding sequences:
- a CDS encoding BON domain-containing protein, producing the protein MKLWAKISAVMAALLMALTLSACSPTATSEGTGGYFDDSVITTKVKTALIGEKNLNSTQISVETFKGKVQLSGFVSSQADANRAIETTRKVTGVKGVINSMVIR; encoded by the coding sequence ATGAAACTATGGGCAAAAATCTCCGCTGTTATGGCAGCATTACTGATGGCATTAACTTTATCTGCATGTTCTCCAACCGCAACATCAGAGGGTACTGGGGGGTATTTTGATGACTCCGTGATCACCACTAAAGTGAAAACAGCGCTAATTGGTGAAAAAAATCTTAATTCAACACAAATCAGCGTTGAAACATTTAAAGGTAAAGTTCAACTAAGTGGTTTCGTCTCTTCTCAAGCAGATGCCAATCGTGCCATTGAAACAACACGTAAAGTAACTGGTGTAAAAGGGGTTATAAACTCAATGGTTATTCGCTGA
- the trpA gene encoding tryptophan synthase subunit alpha: MSRYQVCFEALAQKQQGAFVPFVTLGDPSPELSLQIIDALIEGGADALEIGIPFSDPLADGPTIQGANLRALNVGVTPTDCFALLTKIRAKHPNIPIGLLVYANLVFSNGIDNFYSKCEQAGVDSVLIGDVPLRESKEFREAAQRANISPIFICPPNADDELLQELAASGKGYTYLLSRAGVTGTDKRAEQSLTHLTDKLKTYNAPPALQGFGISEPKQVKEAIANGAKGAISGSAVVQIIEKNLHQPDVMLKALTTFVKEMKAATLA, from the coding sequence ATGAGCCGTTATCAAGTATGCTTTGAAGCATTAGCACAAAAACAGCAAGGCGCATTCGTTCCTTTTGTCACATTAGGTGATCCTTCTCCTGAGCTGTCATTACAAATTATTGATGCGTTAATTGAAGGTGGCGCAGATGCATTAGAGATTGGTATTCCCTTCTCCGATCCTCTTGCAGATGGTCCTACAATCCAAGGGGCTAATTTACGTGCGCTTAATGTCGGTGTAACGCCAACAGATTGCTTTGCGCTCTTAACTAAAATTCGTGCAAAACATCCTAATATTCCTATTGGCCTATTAGTTTATGCCAACCTTGTTTTTAGTAATGGCATTGATAATTTTTATAGTAAATGTGAGCAAGCAGGCGTGGATTCTGTCTTGATTGGTGATGTACCTTTACGTGAATCAAAAGAGTTCCGTGAAGCAGCACAACGCGCAAATATCAGTCCTATTTTTATTTGTCCACCTAATGCTGATGATGAACTTTTACAAGAGTTGGCAGCATCAGGTAAAGGCTATACCTATTTATTATCAAGAGCAGGTGTAACGGGTACAGATAAACGAGCAGAACAATCGCTAACACATCTTACTGACAAACTAAAAACCTATAATGCCCCTCCCGCATTGCAAGGTTTTGGCATTTCTGAGCCTAAGCAAGTTAAAGAAGCGATTGCCAATGGTGCCAAAGGCGCAATTTCAGGCTCGGCAGTGGTTCAAATTATTGAGAAAAATCTTCATCAACCCGATGTGATGTTAAAAGCACTGACGACATTTGTGAAAGAGATGAAGGCAGCTACCCTCGCCTAA
- a CDS encoding L-threonylcarbamoyladenylate synthase: protein MSQLFYIHPDNPQARLIEQSADILRKGGVVIYPTDSGYAIGCCLENKDAMTRICRIRQLDKNHNFTLMCRDLSEIANYAYVDNVVFRLIKNNTPGNYTFILKATKDVPKRLMNDKRKTIGLRVPSNPIALALLENIGEPLMSTSLILPGNDFAESDPEEIEDLLSKQVDLVIHGGYLGQKPTTVIDLTEDTPVIVREGTGDITPFQ from the coding sequence ATGAGCCAACTTTTTTATATTCACCCAGATAATCCGCAGGCTCGTTTAATTGAACAAAGTGCTGATATTTTACGCAAAGGCGGTGTGGTGATTTATCCAACAGACTCTGGCTATGCTATTGGCTGTTGTTTAGAAAACAAAGATGCAATGACGCGAATTTGTCGTATTCGCCAATTAGATAAAAACCACAATTTCACACTGATGTGCCGTGATTTATCAGAAATCGCCAATTACGCTTATGTTGATAATGTGGTGTTTCGTTTAATAAAAAATAACACCCCAGGTAATTACACCTTTATCTTAAAAGCAACTAAAGATGTACCAAAACGTTTGATGAATGATAAACGTAAAACCATAGGTTTGCGTGTTCCTTCTAACCCTATTGCACTGGCATTGTTAGAAAATATTGGTGAGCCATTAATGTCAACAAGCCTGATTTTACCAGGCAACGATTTTGCTGAATCTGATCCGGAAGAAATCGAAGATTTATTAAGCAAACAAGTTGATTTGGTGATCCATGGTGGTTATTTAGGACAAAAACCAACAACGGTAATTGATTTAACAGAAGATACCCCAGTTATCGTGCGTGAAGGTACGGGTGATATTACGCCATTTCAGTAA
- the rnm gene encoding RNase RNM, with protein MTEVLSDLRVIYDLHSHTTASDGELSPKELVERAIERQINVLAITDHDTTAAITPANDYIAEKNLPLTLISGVEISTLWENIEIHIVGLNIDINHNAMKALLSSQSQCRETRAIMIGERLEKAGISNAFEGAKALAHGGQVTRGHFARFLVNEGHVASVNKVFKRYLAKGKTGYVPPQWCSIGDAVTAIHEAGGVAVLAHPGRYGLSSKWLKRLTLYFKQLGGNAIEVAQCQQPPQEREQHAALAQLYGLKASLGSDFHRPCSWIELGRNLWLPSGVEPVWSLWQE; from the coding sequence ATGACAGAAGTGCTATCTGATTTAAGAGTGATTTATGATTTGCACAGCCACACTACCGCGTCAGATGGCGAGCTTTCACCAAAAGAATTGGTTGAGAGAGCGATAGAGCGTCAAATTAATGTCTTAGCGATTACAGATCACGATACAACAGCGGCGATTACTCCTGCTAATGATTATATTGCAGAAAAAAATCTACCTCTTACCCTGATATCAGGTGTCGAAATATCGACTTTATGGGAGAATATAGAAATCCATATTGTTGGATTGAATATTGATATCAACCATAATGCAATGAAAGCACTCCTTTCGTCACAAAGCCAATGTCGTGAAACACGCGCGATAATGATAGGTGAACGATTAGAAAAAGCAGGTATTTCAAATGCATTTGAAGGGGCAAAAGCCTTAGCACATGGTGGACAAGTTACAAGAGGACACTTTGCCCGTTTTCTCGTGAATGAAGGGCATGTTGCCTCGGTTAATAAAGTATTTAAGCGTTATTTAGCGAAAGGTAAAACGGGTTATGTCCCCCCACAGTGGTGTTCAATAGGTGACGCTGTCACAGCGATTCATGAGGCTGGTGGCGTTGCAGTATTAGCGCATCCGGGACGATATGGTCTATCCTCTAAGTGGTTAAAACGCTTAACGCTTTATTTTAAACAGCTTGGTGGTAATGCAATCGAAGTGGCACAATGCCAACAACCACCACAAGAACGGGAACAACACGCAGCATTAGCGCAACTTTATGGGCTAAAAGCTTCGTTAGGTTCTGATTTTCATCGCCCTTGCTCGTGGATAGAATTGGGGCGTAATTTATGGTTACCCAGTGGTGTAGAACCCGTTTGGTCGCTATGGCAAGAGTAA
- the yciA gene encoding acyl-CoA thioester hydrolase YciA: MTEQQSLPNGELVLRTLAMPADTNANGDIFGGWLMSQMDIGGAILAKEIALGRVVTVSVTGITFLKPVAVGDVVCCYARCLKTGNSSITVNIEVWVKKVATEPVGQRYRATEAVFTYVAVDENNSARRLPEGKAHFTLTSTME; encoded by the coding sequence ATGACTGAACAACAATCTTTGCCTAATGGTGAGCTCGTTTTACGCACCCTTGCCATGCCTGCTGATACTAACGCTAATGGTGATATTTTCGGTGGCTGGTTAATGTCTCAAATGGACATCGGTGGTGCAATTTTAGCAAAAGAAATTGCGTTAGGTCGTGTCGTTACTGTAAGTGTAACAGGCATTACCTTTCTTAAACCTGTTGCTGTTGGTGATGTCGTTTGTTGCTATGCGCGTTGCTTAAAAACAGGTAACTCTTCAATTACTGTTAATATTGAAGTATGGGTTAAAAAAGTCGCCACAGAACCTGTCGGCCAACGCTATCGTGCAACAGAGGCTGTGTTTACCTACGTTGCCGTTGACGAGAACAATTCTGCTCGTCGCTTACCTGAGGGTAAAGCTCACTTCACGCTAACAAGTACTATGGAATAA
- the ompW gene encoding outer membrane protein OmpW: protein MKKLSALILAAATLAPSISFAHQAGDFLFRAGTATVRPNAGSDAILGGDHFEVNNNTQLGLTFGYMITDNIGVELLAATPFEHKVSLTGVGEIAKVKHLPPTLMAQYYFGNGEDKLRPYLGAGLNFTTFFDEKFNNNPAVDGLGLNGLDLKDSWGFAAQAGLDYNLDKNWMLNASVWWMNIETKARFNSTVADKDFDVKTRLDPFVFMFGVGYRF, encoded by the coding sequence ATGAAAAAACTTTCTGCGCTTATTTTAGCGGCTGCAACTCTTGCGCCTTCTATTTCTTTTGCTCACCAAGCAGGTGATTTTTTATTCCGTGCGGGTACTGCAACAGTTCGTCCTAATGCGGGTTCTGATGCAATATTAGGTGGCGACCATTTTGAAGTAAATAATAATACCCAATTAGGTTTAACTTTCGGGTATATGATCACTGATAATATCGGGGTTGAGTTATTAGCAGCAACGCCTTTTGAACATAAAGTATCATTGACGGGTGTAGGTGAAATTGCAAAAGTTAAACATTTACCACCAACATTAATGGCACAATATTACTTCGGTAATGGTGAAGATAAATTACGTCCTTATTTAGGTGCAGGTCTTAACTTTACCACTTTCTTTGATGAGAAATTTAATAATAACCCTGCTGTAGATGGCTTAGGCTTAAATGGTCTTGATCTTAAGGATTCATGGGGCTTTGCGGCACAGGCAGGTTTAGATTATAACCTTGATAAAAACTGGATGTTGAATGCTTCTGTTTGGTGGATGAACATCGAAACAAAAGCAAGATTTAATAGCACTGTTGCGGACAAAGATTTTGACGTTAAAACACGTTTAGACCCATTTGTATTTATGTTTGGTGTGGGTTACCGTTTCTAA
- a CDS encoding anthranilate synthase component 1: MNTSLAFSFNTKATPLPYHSEPALLFNTLCENKHHTLLLESAQVDTKANLKSLLIVDSALRISAVKNQVTIDALSVNGQALLPALKIALKEKAVLIQESDKQCVFTFSAPAQDIDEESKLKSASVFDALRFFLANKDTKDANAIFVGGLFAYDLVSGFEPIPELDTVFSCPDYCFYLAEQLIVIDHQNKDSQLISITFTDDKTECQRLTLRQSELISLAKQPLKHPIRRALTAAESTIQGNMDDKGYGDIVEAMKTYIRRGDIFQVVPSRRFQVACPSPLAAYQVLKEKNPSPYLFYMQDALFTVFGASPESALKYQTSDRQIEIYPIAGTRPRGRNADGSINADLDSRIELEMRTDTKELSEHLMLVDLARNDLARICQAGSRYVAELTKVDRYAFVMHLVSRVVGKLRDDLDIFHAYQACMNMGTLSGAPKVSAMQLIARYEKTKRGSYGGAIGYFTGAGDFDTCIVIRSAYVENNIATIQVGAGIVLDSDPKMEAEETRNKSQAVINAILQAHTNTQMQEAC, encoded by the coding sequence ATGAATACATCACTTGCATTCTCATTTAATACCAAGGCAACGCCACTGCCTTACCATAGTGAACCGGCTTTACTTTTCAATACATTATGTGAAAACAAACATCACACATTATTGTTAGAATCTGCACAAGTTGACACTAAAGCAAACTTAAAAAGTTTGTTAATTGTTGATAGCGCATTGCGTATCAGCGCAGTAAAAAATCAAGTCACTATTGATGCATTAAGCGTTAATGGACAAGCTTTATTACCCGCATTAAAAATCGCACTAAAAGAAAAAGCGGTCTTAATACAAGAGAGCGATAAACAGTGTGTTTTTACTTTTTCAGCACCTGCACAAGATATTGATGAAGAAAGCAAATTAAAATCAGCCAGCGTATTTGATGCCTTACGCTTCTTCCTTGCTAATAAAGACACTAAAGATGCTAATGCTATTTTTGTCGGCGGTTTATTTGCTTATGATTTAGTCAGTGGATTTGAACCCATTCCTGAATTAGACACCGTTTTTTCATGCCCTGACTACTGCTTTTATTTAGCAGAACAGTTAATCGTGATCGACCATCAGAATAAAGATAGTCAGTTAATTTCTATTACTTTTACTGATGATAAAACAGAGTGTCAACGCCTCACTTTACGCCAATCTGAGTTAATTTCACTGGCTAAACAACCTTTAAAACATCCTATTCGCCGCGCTTTAACAGCAGCAGAATCAACAATACAAGGCAATATGGATGATAAAGGTTATGGCGATATCGTTGAGGCAATGAAAACCTATATTCGTCGTGGTGATATTTTCCAAGTTGTTCCATCACGTCGCTTTCAAGTTGCTTGCCCTTCACCACTTGCCGCTTATCAAGTGTTGAAAGAGAAAAATCCAAGCCCTTATTTATTCTATATGCAAGATGCTTTGTTCACGGTATTTGGAGCATCACCAGAAAGTGCATTGAAATATCAAACAAGCGACCGCCAAATTGAAATCTATCCCATTGCAGGAACTCGCCCAAGAGGACGCAACGCAGATGGTTCAATCAATGCAGATTTAGACAGCCGAATTGAACTTGAAATGCGCACTGATACGAAAGAGCTTTCTGAACATTTAATGTTAGTTGATTTGGCACGTAATGATTTAGCGCGTATTTGCCAAGCAGGTAGCCGTTATGTCGCTGAATTAACAAAAGTTGATCGTTATGCTTTTGTGATGCATTTAGTATCGAGAGTAGTCGGTAAATTGCGTGATGATTTAGATATTTTCCATGCGTATCAAGCCTGTATGAATATGGGAACACTATCTGGGGCGCCGAAAGTCAGTGCCATGCAATTGATTGCTCGTTATGAAAAAACGAAACGTGGCAGTTATGGTGGCGCTATTGGCTATTTTACTGGTGCGGGAGATTTTGATACTTGCATAGTTATTCGCTCCGCTTATGTTGAAAATAATATTGCAACTATTCAAGTTGGTGCTGGAATTGTGCTCGATTCAGATCCAAAAATGGAAGCAGAAGAGACACGCAATAAATCACAAGCTGTTATCAATGCCATTTTACAAGCTCACACCAATACTCAAATGCAGGAGGCTTGCTAA
- a CDS encoding YciC family protein: MPTTARTIYRDSLNFYKNERRSIVTLSAILAIILAFIHVFIGPNPQEYQLMIEFVANFKNTQLSSASPAELEAMSNSVVGIAKKVLSLYAFETLQQSILVLTLLMFAMAISTGHNVTLGQTFNAALPRLPKMFLLIVLCSILISAGFMVMIIPGIILLIGFALAPVVLVRQQNMGSAIRLGWKVGFSESAALIPALGIWILLQFGIGFVSNLTIQLPDVIHNFLFYFLKNMASAWMIIYLFRLFMLVENKYTTQQH, from the coding sequence ATGCCTACCACGGCACGCACAATCTACCGAGACAGTCTTAATTTTTATAAGAATGAACGACGTAGCATTGTTACTCTTTCCGCTATTCTTGCTATTATTTTAGCGTTCATTCATGTCTTCATTGGCCCTAATCCTCAAGAATACCAATTGATGATTGAATTTGTGGCTAATTTTAAAAATACACAGCTTTCTTCTGCCTCTCCTGCTGAGTTAGAAGCAATGTCAAACAGTGTCGTGGGTATTGCCAAAAAAGTGTTATCACTGTATGCATTTGAAACATTACAGCAAAGCATCTTGGTTCTAACCTTATTGATGTTCGCCATGGCAATTTCCACAGGTCATAACGTCACCTTAGGTCAAACATTTAATGCAGCCCTACCTCGCTTACCTAAAATGTTCCTATTGATTGTACTGTGCTCTATTTTGATTAGCGCCGGTTTTATGGTGATGATTATTCCTGGCATCATTTTATTAATTGGTTTTGCATTAGCCCCCGTTGTTTTAGTACGTCAACAAAATATGGGAAGTGCAATACGTTTGGGTTGGAAGGTTGGATTTAGTGAATCGGCTGCGCTGATCCCTGCTTTAGGTATTTGGATCTTATTGCAGTTCGGCATTGGTTTTGTGAGTAATCTTACAATTCAACTACCTGATGTTATCCATAACTTCTTATTCTACTTCCTAAAAAATATGGCTTCGGCTTGGATGATTATTTATCTGTTCCGTTTGTTTATGTTGGTTGAAAACAAATACACAACGCAACAGCATTAA
- a CDS encoding SulP family inorganic anion transporter, translating into MNGKRIIKWMPGLGLLFNYKREYFGYDLKAGLSVAAVALPVAIAYTELLGINAIVGLYACIFPMIIYALFGTSRQLITGPDAATCAVIAAVVIPLSAGDENTRWQLAIIMTAMTGFWCILASHFRLGAFTDFLSRPILQGLLNGVAITIMVGQISKVFGFDTSPDHLIEKLIEVPFRLMDAHLPTLLMSAITLALLLGIRYFRSRWPAPLIAMVVMTYLSWQFDLASYGIAIVNKEAGNVDLFLPVVSMSGFHPGVLRELLVPSINLAVISFVSFMMTARSFASKNGYDVDADQELKALGIANIAAALSQGFAVSAASSRTAVNDSVGGKTQLVSIIAALMILLVLLFMTDFLAYIPLSSLGIVLIVSSWSLLSIRHIWSYRKRNKQAFTLASFTLLAVLLTGLINGIGFAVLLGLLQFLRIVFRPSDQLLGVDEQGMVHSMNKDNGIEPIDGLMMYRFNSPLTYFNVGYFKKRVLQLVDSAPQRPAWLAVDAAVSFTYDDVSVFAAIDELIRELRIKGVKLVLAGRRTELNRWIERNKISLNEDDLIIAPDLYFVIRLYQSRQQIKEKQKEARKEALKQDAENNDENTVDAPTTSHTSTL; encoded by the coding sequence ATGAACGGAAAAAGAATAATAAAATGGATGCCAGGATTAGGCTTATTATTTAACTATAAGCGTGAATATTTTGGCTATGATTTAAAAGCAGGGCTTTCAGTGGCTGCCGTCGCACTACCTGTTGCCATTGCGTATACCGAATTATTAGGCATTAATGCTATTGTTGGATTATATGCCTGTATTTTCCCCATGATTATTTATGCATTATTTGGTACTTCTCGACAATTAATTACGGGGCCTGATGCAGCAACGTGTGCCGTTATTGCTGCGGTAGTCATTCCACTATCTGCTGGTGATGAAAATACTCGATGGCAACTTGCGATTATCATGACAGCGATGACGGGGTTTTGGTGTATTTTAGCCAGCCATTTTAGATTAGGGGCTTTTACTGATTTTCTTTCTCGCCCCATTCTTCAAGGGCTTTTAAATGGTGTTGCGATCACCATTATGGTTGGGCAAATTAGTAAAGTATTTGGTTTTGATACTTCCCCAGACCACTTAATTGAAAAACTCATTGAAGTCCCATTTCGATTAATGGATGCACATTTACCTACGTTATTGATGTCAGCGATAACACTCGCCTTATTATTGGGTATTCGCTATTTTCGGAGCCGATGGCCTGCGCCATTAATTGCCATGGTTGTGATGACTTATCTTAGCTGGCAATTTGATTTAGCAAGCTATGGTATTGCTATTGTGAATAAAGAGGCTGGAAATGTTGATCTATTTCTGCCAGTAGTCTCGATGAGTGGATTTCATCCTGGTGTATTACGAGAATTATTAGTTCCATCCATAAACTTGGCTGTCATTAGTTTTGTGAGTTTTATGATGACAGCCCGCAGTTTTGCCAGCAAAAATGGTTATGATGTCGATGCAGACCAAGAATTAAAAGCATTAGGTATTGCCAATATTGCCGCCGCATTGTCTCAAGGGTTCGCTGTAAGTGCGGCAAGTAGCCGTACAGCGGTCAATGACTCCGTTGGGGGGAAAACGCAGTTAGTTTCTATTATTGCCGCATTGATGATTTTGCTCGTGTTGTTATTTATGACCGATTTTCTTGCTTATATTCCACTGTCTTCGTTAGGGATAGTGTTGATAGTTTCTTCTTGGTCACTGCTTAGTATTCGTCATATTTGGTCTTATCGTAAGCGTAATAAACAAGCATTTACATTGGCATCATTTACATTATTAGCTGTGTTATTGACAGGTCTGATTAATGGTATTGGTTTTGCGGTTTTATTAGGTCTATTACAATTCTTACGTATTGTTTTTCGACCTAGCGATCAGTTGTTGGGTGTTGATGAACAAGGAATGGTTCATTCAATGAATAAGGATAATGGCATTGAGCCTATTGATGGTTTAATGATGTACCGTTTTAATTCACCACTGACTTATTTTAATGTGGGTTATTTTAAAAAACGAGTACTACAACTGGTTGATAGCGCACCTCAAAGACCGGCATGGTTAGCGGTAGATGCTGCTGTAAGCTTTACTTATGATGATGTCAGCGTATTTGCTGCCATTGATGAGCTAATAAGAGAATTACGAATAAAAGGCGTTAAATTGGTTCTAGCGGGGCGCAGAACGGAGTTAAATCGTTGGATAGAACGGAATAAAATTTCGCTCAATGAAGATGATTTGATTATTGCCCCAGATCTCTATTTTGTGATCCGCTTGTATCAAAGCCGACAGCAGATCAAAGAAAAACAGAAAGAAGCAAGAAAAGAGGCACTAAAACAAGACGCTGAAAATAATGATGAGAATACAGTAGATGCGCCAACAACGAGTCATACATCTACTCTCTAA
- the trpCF gene encoding bifunctional indole-3-glycerol-phosphate synthase TrpC/phosphoribosylanthranilate isomerase TrpF: MTVLNAIVKNKAEYLIARKASQPLSEFVHQIEPSTRSFYQALTQPNTVFILECKKASPSKGLIRADFDPATIAKIYQPYAAAISVLTDEKYFQGSFDYLRQVSQAVHQPVLCKDFIIDEYQIYLARFYQADAILLMLSVLNDEQYRALSAVAHQLNMGVLTEVSTEEERQRAINLNAKVIGINNRDLRDLSIDLARTQQLSQGLPKDAIVISESGIHTHQQVQELSQYANGFLVGSALMSQENIDQAVRALVLGKHKVCGLTRTQDVKAVYQAGAYYAGLIFAEKSPRKVTLSQAQELIAQAPLAFVGVFQNQPITLICDYAEKLNLSAIQLHGQEDAQFIEQLRQRIQPSCEIWQAINMAIHADISPVSHVNKYVLDNGTGGTGTTFNWQKIPNTLREKALLAGGLNSENCLDAVKTGCIGLDFNSGVESAPGIKDAQRLNQVFAQLQLN; encoded by the coding sequence ATGACTGTATTAAACGCCATTGTAAAAAATAAAGCTGAATATCTAATTGCACGTAAAGCAAGCCAACCATTATCAGAATTTGTGCACCAAATAGAGCCATCAACACGCTCGTTTTATCAGGCATTAACTCAGCCCAATACTGTTTTTATTTTAGAGTGTAAAAAAGCATCACCCTCAAAAGGTCTAATTCGTGCTGATTTTGATCCCGCTACGATTGCAAAAATTTATCAGCCTTATGCTGCTGCAATTTCGGTATTAACGGATGAGAAATATTTTCAAGGGAGCTTTGATTATTTACGTCAAGTTAGCCAAGCCGTGCATCAACCCGTTTTGTGCAAAGATTTTATTATTGATGAATACCAAATCTATTTAGCTCGTTTTTATCAAGCAGATGCCATTTTATTAATGCTTTCTGTCTTAAATGATGAGCAATATCGTGCACTATCAGCCGTTGCTCATCAATTAAACATGGGCGTATTAACGGAAGTAAGCACTGAAGAAGAGCGTCAACGTGCCATTAATCTCAATGCCAAAGTTATCGGTATTAACAATCGTGATTTGCGTGATCTCTCTATCGATTTAGCTCGTACCCAGCAGTTAAGCCAAGGATTGCCTAAAGATGCAATCGTGATCAGTGAGTCAGGTATTCACACCCACCAGCAAGTTCAAGAGTTAAGCCAATATGCTAATGGGTTTCTAGTTGGTAGCGCCTTAATGTCACAAGAAAATATTGACCAAGCAGTGAGAGCGCTCGTTTTGGGAAAGCATAAAGTGTGCGGGTTAACTCGCACACAAGATGTAAAAGCGGTTTATCAAGCTGGTGCTTATTATGCAGGGTTGATTTTCGCAGAAAAATCCCCTCGCAAAGTGACATTGTCACAAGCACAAGAGTTGATAGCGCAAGCTCCCTTAGCCTTTGTGGGGGTTTTTCAAAACCAACCCATTACGCTTATTTGTGACTATGCTGAAAAACTTAATTTATCTGCCATTCAATTACACGGACAAGAAGATGCTCAGTTTATTGAGCAACTTAGACAACGAATTCAACCTAGCTGTGAGATTTGGCAAGCAATAAATATGGCAATTCACGCAGATATTTCTCCTGTTTCACACGTTAATAAATATGTACTTGATAACGGCACTGGTGGCACAGGAACAACGTTTAATTGGCAAAAAATTCCTAATACATTACGTGAAAAAGCGTTACTTGCAGGTGGTCTTAACAGTGAAAACTGTTTGGATGCAGTTAAAACAGGCTGTATCGGGCTTGATTTTAACTCCGGAGTAGAGTCGGCTCCCGGCATAAAAGATGCGCAACGTCTGAACCAAGTATTTGCACAATTACAGCTAAACTAA
- the trpB gene encoding tryptophan synthase subunit beta, which yields MRKLNPYFGEFGGQYVPEILIPALDQLEQAFIDAQNDPSFQQEFQDLLKNYAGRPTALTLCRNLTEGTRTRLYLKREDLLHGGAHKTNQVLGQALLAKRMGKTEIIAETGAGQHGVATALACALLNMKCRIYMGAKDVERQSPNVFRMRLMGAEVIPVHSGSSTLKDACNEALRDWSGCYDRAHYLLGTAAGPHPYPTIVREFQRMIGDEAKAQILEREGRLPDAAIACIGGGSNAIGLFASFIPETSVQLIGVEPAGKGIETGEHGAPLKHGKLGIYFGMKSPIMQTDEGQIEESYSISAGLDFPSVGPQHAHLNSIGRADYVSVTDDEAIEAFKALSRREGIIPALESSHALAYALKLIAQNPDKEQLLIVNLSGRGDKDIFTVNDILAARGEI from the coding sequence ATGAGAAAACTTAACCCCTACTTTGGCGAATTTGGTGGCCAATATGTACCTGAAATCTTAATTCCTGCATTGGATCAACTCGAACAAGCTTTTATTGATGCGCAAAACGATCCCTCTTTTCAGCAAGAATTCCAAGATTTATTAAAAAATTATGCAGGCAGACCAACGGCACTAACCCTTTGTCGTAATTTAACAGAAGGCACGCGAACTCGTTTATATCTAAAGCGTGAAGATTTACTGCATGGTGGCGCCCATAAAACTAACCAAGTATTAGGTCAAGCCTTGTTAGCAAAACGTATGGGTAAAACCGAAATTATTGCAGAAACAGGTGCGGGTCAACACGGTGTTGCAACAGCTTTAGCCTGCGCACTACTTAATATGAAATGTCGTATCTATATGGGGGCTAAAGACGTCGAACGTCAATCGCCTAACGTATTTCGTATGCGCTTAATGGGTGCCGAAGTGATCCCCGTTCACAGTGGTTCATCTACCTTAAAAGATGCGTGTAATGAGGCATTACGTGACTGGTCTGGTTGTTACGATCGCGCACATTACTTATTAGGAACGGCGGCAGGCCCTCATCCTTATCCAACCATTGTCCGTGAGTTTCAACGCATGATTGGTGATGAAGCCAAAGCACAAATTCTAGAGCGTGAAGGTCGTCTACCTGATGCTGCTATCGCTTGTATTGGCGGTGGTTCTAATGCTATCGGTTTATTTGCATCCTTTATCCCAGAAACTTCGGTGCAACTAATTGGTGTTGAACCTGCGGGTAAAGGTATTGAAACGGGTGAACACGGCGCACCACTGAAGCATGGAAAATTAGGGATCTATTTTGGTATGAAGTCCCCAATTATGCAGACTGATGAAGGACAAATTGAAGAGTCATATTCAATTTCAGCAGGTCTTGATTTCCCATCTGTCGGGCCTCAACACGCACACTTAAATAGCATTGGTCGTGCTGATTATGTTTCTGTTACTGATGATGAAGCCATAGAAGCATTTAAAGCACTTTCTCGCCGTGAAGGGATTATTCCAGCCTTAGAATCTTCTCATGCATTGGCTTATGCACTGAAATTAATTGCACAAAATCCTGACAAAGAGCAGCTATTAATTGTGAACTTATCAGGCCGTGGTGATAAAGATATTTTTACTGTAAACGATATTTTAGCAGCGAGAGGAGAAATCTAA